Proteins from one Schistosoma mansoni, WGS project CABG00000000 data, supercontig 0255, strain Puerto Rico, whole genome shotgun sequence genomic window:
- a CDS encoding MEG-2 (ESP15) family has product MERFKSSYFYFEIYLLCFTETVCCESEDGKAGSLCCEKNGCSVPSGTHDLLSENYRRHQRMKNYLKEVCKYFK; this is encoded by the exons ATGGAACGTTTCAAATCATCGTACTTTTActttgaaatttatttgttatgtTTCACAGAGACAGTCTGTTGCG AATCAGAAGACGGCAAAGCAG GCTCACTATGTTGTG AGAAAAATGGTTGTTCAG TTCCAAGTG GCACTCACGATCTCTTGAGTGAAAATT ATCGGCGCCATCAACGAATGA AAAACTATTTGAAGGAAGTGT GCAAGTACTTTAAAT AG